A DNA window from Streptomyces bacillaris contains the following coding sequences:
- a CDS encoding aspartate-semialdehyde dehydrogenase, translated as MKVGIVGATGQVGTVMLRILAERNFPVDELRLFASARSAGSTIDFKGSAVTVEDASTADYTGLDIVLFSAGGATSKALAEKVASQGAVVIDNSSAWRKDPEVPLVVSEVNPHAARVRPKGIIANPNCTTMAAMPVLRPLHEEAGLEALTVATYQAVSGSGLAGVSELHGQASKVVADAEKLVHDGEAVDFPEPGVYKRPIAFNVLPLAGSIVDDGSFETDEEQKLRNESRKILEIPGLKVSGTCVRVPVFSGHSLQINARFARPIGVERAYELLKDAEGVELSEIPTPLQAAGKDASYVGRIRVDETVDHGLALFVSNDNLRKGAALNAVQIAELVAAELKG; from the coding sequence GTGAAGGTCGGAATCGTCGGCGCCACCGGTCAGGTCGGCACAGTCATGCTCAGGATCCTGGCCGAGCGGAACTTCCCCGTCGACGAGCTGCGGCTCTTCGCCTCCGCCCGCTCCGCCGGTTCCACGATCGACTTCAAGGGCTCCGCCGTCACCGTCGAGGACGCCTCCACCGCCGACTACACCGGCCTGGACATCGTGCTGTTCTCCGCCGGTGGCGCGACCTCCAAGGCGCTGGCCGAGAAGGTCGCCTCCCAGGGTGCCGTCGTGATCGACAACTCCTCCGCCTGGCGCAAGGACCCCGAGGTCCCGCTCGTCGTCTCCGAGGTCAACCCGCACGCGGCCCGCGTACGCCCCAAGGGGATCATCGCCAACCCGAACTGCACCACGATGGCCGCCATGCCCGTGCTGCGCCCGCTGCACGAGGAGGCCGGTCTCGAAGCGCTGACCGTCGCCACCTACCAGGCCGTCTCCGGCTCGGGGCTCGCCGGGGTCTCCGAGCTGCACGGCCAGGCCTCCAAGGTCGTCGCCGACGCCGAGAAGCTGGTCCACGACGGCGAGGCCGTGGACTTCCCCGAGCCGGGCGTCTACAAGCGTCCGATCGCCTTCAACGTGCTGCCACTGGCGGGCTCGATCGTGGACGACGGCTCGTTCGAGACGGACGAGGAGCAGAAGCTCCGCAACGAGTCCCGCAAGATCCTGGAGATCCCCGGGCTGAAGGTCTCCGGCACCTGCGTCCGGGTCCCGGTCTTCTCCGGCCACTCGCTCCAGATCAACGCCCGCTTCGCCCGCCCGATCGGCGTCGAGCGCGCCTACGAGCTGCTGAAGGACGCCGAGGGCGTCGAGCTGTCCGAGATCCCGACCCCGCTCCAGGCGGCCGGCAAGGACGCCAGTTACGTGGGCCGCATCCGGGTCGACGAGACGGTGGACCACGGCCTCGCGCTCTTCGTCTCCAACGACAACCTCCGCAAGGGCGCGGCGCTCAACGCCGTGCAGATCGCGGAGCTGGTGGCGGCCGAGCTGAAGGGCTGA
- a CDS encoding S8 family serine peptidase, translating to MLMTKESPSSISGTRRAARIAAAAGLAAALAASGAAPVFAVDDPAPAPVKPAATSDRGDKLGKADAEVLAKAEAKGEKNITMMIATAPGATEQVTEQLDAVKGSVLGQTYDKLGYVRATVPTSTAGATIEAASKLKSVLGIDLKQEIKLDDPTPSGDRAAGAKQLKATGTYPAPGKKTPAANPYNPSFETGAVDFVKKNPKADGRGITIGVLDSGVDLGHPALKKTTTGERKIVDWVTATDPVSDGDGTWLQMSQTVTGPTFTAAGKTWSAPAGSYKFATFAESATTGGDMAGDLNRDGDTTDVWGVLYDPVKGTVRVDLNENADFSDDTALKPYKDKFQVAYFGEDDPRTKVVERIPFVVETRKNVVYNASGAKADYVNIGVIEGSHGTHVAGITAANGLFGGEMNGAAPGAKVVSSRACTWSGGCTNIALTEGMIDLVVNRGVDIVNMSIGGLPALNDGNNARAELYKRLVDIYGVQLVISAGNSGPGLNTIGDPALADHVISVGASISKETWAANYGSNVTKKYDMLPFSSRGPREDGGFTPTIAAPGAAINTTQTWSEGGPVKEAGYALPPGYSMLQGTSMASPQAAGAAALLLSAAKQKGLELPPADLRVALTSSASHIKDVPAHVQGSGLIDIVGAWKLITKKGNPAHEYKVKAPVDTAIDFALKDPGFGTGLYDREGGLKVGETKVYEITVTRTTGPDRNVQHKLSWKNNDGTFKLSSPEYVSLPLDVPVKLKVTAKAKKAGVHSAILELDDKKTVGIDHQVLSTVVVAHELNHPGYAFKNSSSVQRNGTTSYFFNVPEGAKTLEVALSALRSGSQTRFIALHPYGTPVDPTSTVNCYPNYENPANTCRPDVRSYKDPYPGVWEIEVESRRTSPLLDNPFKLDVSVLGASFDPAVQTIAEAKVGTPAAVNWTVTNGAAALEGKLKGGSLGSAKVDKPSISTGQTRQTTVTIGAGVEKLDFAIGGTSDANADLDLYVFRGATQVGSGTTAGSEERVSLTNPAAGTYTVIVEGYSVPSGSTTYDYRDVYYTPSLGTLKVDASKTYSLANGASAQVGAEVVVAGAAPEGRQFFGEVQLVNARGTAAGTGSVVIEKVTP from the coding sequence ATGCTGATGACCAAGGAATCCCCCAGCTCCATATCCGGGACGAGACGCGCCGCACGCATCGCGGCCGCTGCCGGCCTGGCTGCCGCCCTCGCGGCGTCCGGTGCCGCGCCGGTGTTCGCCGTCGACGACCCGGCACCGGCACCCGTCAAACCGGCCGCCACGAGCGACCGGGGCGACAAGCTCGGCAAGGCCGACGCCGAAGTTCTGGCGAAGGCCGAGGCCAAGGGCGAGAAGAACATCACGATGATGATCGCCACCGCTCCGGGGGCGACCGAGCAGGTCACCGAGCAGCTGGACGCCGTGAAGGGCTCCGTGCTCGGCCAGACCTACGACAAGCTCGGCTACGTACGGGCGACGGTGCCGACCAGCACCGCCGGGGCCACCATCGAGGCGGCCTCCAAGCTCAAGTCCGTGCTCGGCATCGATCTCAAGCAGGAGATCAAGCTGGACGACCCGACGCCCTCGGGCGACCGGGCCGCGGGGGCCAAGCAGCTCAAGGCCACAGGCACGTACCCGGCACCGGGCAAGAAGACCCCGGCCGCCAACCCGTACAACCCGTCCTTCGAGACGGGCGCGGTCGACTTCGTGAAGAAGAACCCGAAGGCCGACGGCCGCGGGATCACCATCGGTGTCCTGGACTCCGGTGTCGACCTCGGCCACCCGGCGCTGAAGAAGACCACCACCGGCGAGCGCAAGATCGTCGACTGGGTCACCGCCACCGACCCGGTGTCCGACGGGGACGGCACCTGGCTGCAGATGTCGCAGACGGTCACCGGCCCGACCTTCACGGCGGCCGGCAAGACCTGGTCCGCCCCGGCGGGCAGCTACAAGTTCGCCACCTTCGCCGAGTCGGCCACCACCGGCGGCGACATGGCGGGCGACCTCAACCGCGACGGTGACACCACCGACGTCTGGGGCGTGCTGTACGACCCGGTCAAGGGCACCGTCCGGGTGGACCTGAACGAGAACGCGGACTTCTCCGACGACACGGCCCTCAAGCCGTACAAGGACAAGTTCCAGGTCGCGTACTTCGGCGAGGACGACCCGCGCACCAAGGTCGTCGAGCGCATCCCGTTCGTCGTCGAGACCCGTAAGAACGTGGTCTACAACGCGTCCGGCGCCAAGGCCGACTACGTCAACATCGGCGTGATCGAGGGCTCGCACGGCACGCACGTCGCGGGCATCACCGCGGCCAACGGCCTGTTCGGCGGCGAGATGAACGGTGCCGCCCCCGGCGCCAAGGTCGTCTCCTCGCGCGCCTGCACCTGGTCCGGCGGCTGCACCAACATCGCGCTGACCGAGGGCATGATCGACCTCGTCGTCAACCGCGGCGTCGACATCGTCAACATGTCGATCGGCGGCCTGCCGGCGCTGAACGACGGCAACAACGCCCGCGCCGAGCTGTACAAGCGCCTCGTCGACATCTACGGCGTCCAGCTCGTCATCTCCGCAGGCAACAGCGGTCCGGGCCTCAACACCATCGGTGACCCGGCCCTGGCCGACCACGTCATCTCGGTGGGCGCGTCGATCTCCAAGGAGACCTGGGCCGCGAACTACGGCTCCAACGTCACCAAGAAGTACGACATGCTCCCCTTCTCCTCGCGCGGCCCGCGTGAGGACGGCGGCTTCACGCCGACCATCGCGGCCCCGGGCGCGGCGATCAACACCACCCAGACCTGGTCCGAGGGCGGGCCGGTCAAGGAGGCGGGCTACGCCCTGCCGCCCGGCTACTCGATGCTCCAGGGCACCTCGATGGCCTCGCCGCAGGCCGCCGGCGCCGCGGCCCTGCTGCTCTCCGCCGCGAAGCAGAAGGGCCTGGAGCTGCCCCCGGCCGACCTCCGTGTTGCGCTGACCAGCTCCGCGTCGCACATCAAGGACGTGCCCGCGCACGTCCAGGGTTCGGGTCTGATCGACATCGTCGGTGCCTGGAAGCTCATCACCAAGAAGGGCAACCCGGCGCACGAGTACAAGGTGAAGGCCCCGGTCGACACCGCGATCGACTTCGCGCTCAAGGACCCGGGCTTCGGCACCGGCCTCTACGACCGCGAGGGCGGCCTCAAGGTCGGCGAGACGAAGGTCTACGAGATCACCGTCACCCGCACCACCGGTCCGGACCGCAACGTCCAGCACAAGCTGTCGTGGAAGAACAACGACGGCACCTTCAAGTTGAGCAGCCCCGAGTACGTCTCGCTGCCGCTCGACGTGCCGGTCAAGCTGAAGGTCACGGCGAAGGCCAAGAAGGCGGGCGTGCACAGCGCCATCCTGGAGCTGGACGACAAGAAGACCGTCGGGATCGACCACCAGGTCCTCTCCACCGTCGTCGTCGCGCACGAGCTGAACCACCCCGGCTACGCGTTCAAGAACTCGAGCTCGGTGCAGCGCAACGGCACCACCTCGTACTTCTTCAACGTGCCGGAGGGCGCCAAGACCCTCGAGGTCGCCCTCAGCGCGCTGCGCTCGGGCAGCCAGACCCGGTTCATCGCCCTGCACCCGTACGGGACGCCGGTCGACCCGACCTCCACGGTCAACTGCTACCCGAACTACGAGAACCCGGCCAACACCTGCCGCCCGGACGTGCGCTCCTACAAGGACCCGTACCCCGGCGTCTGGGAGATCGAGGTCGAGTCGCGCCGTACGTCGCCGCTGCTGGACAACCCGTTCAAGCTGGACGTCTCCGTCCTGGGCGCCTCCTTCGACCCGGCGGTGCAGACCATCGCCGAGGCGAAGGTCGGCACCCCGGCCGCGGTGAACTGGACGGTCACCAACGGCGCGGCAGCTCTTGAGGGCAAGCTCAAGGGCGGCTCGCTGGGCTCGGCCAAGGTCGACAAGCCGTCGATCTCCACCGGCCAGACCCGCCAGACCACCGTCACCATCGGTGCGGGCGTCGAGAAGCTCGACTTCGCCATCGGCGGTACGTCGGACGCCAACGCCGACCTCGATCTGTACGTCTTCCGGGGCGCCACCCAGGTCGGCAGCGGCACCACGGCCGGCTCCGAGGAGCGGGTCAGCCTGACCAACCCGGCCGCCGGTACGTACACGGTGATCGTCGAGGGCTACTCGGTTCCGTCCGGGTCGACCACGTACGACTACCGGGACGTGTACTACACGCCCTCGCTCGGCACCCTGAAGGTCGACGCGTCGAAGACCTACAGCCTGGCGAACGGCGCCTCGGCTCAGGTCGGCGCCGAGGTCGTGGTCGCCGGTGCGGCCCCCGAGGGACGTCAGTTCTTCGGTGAGGTCCAGCTCGTCAACGCGCGCGGCACCGCCGCGGGCACCGGCAGCGTCGTGATCGAGAAGGTCACGCCGTAA
- a CDS encoding ribbon-helix-helix domain-containing protein codes for MKISVSLPEEDVAFVDEYATRTDADSRSAVIHAAIELLRTAGLEAEYTEAFREWDASEDAALWDRTVADGLTDA; via the coding sequence ATGAAGATCAGTGTGAGTCTGCCTGAGGAGGATGTCGCCTTCGTCGACGAGTACGCGACGAGGACCGACGCCGATTCCCGGTCCGCTGTCATACACGCCGCTATCGAGTTGCTGCGTACCGCAGGCCTTGAGGCGGAGTACACCGAAGCCTTCCGGGAGTGGGACGCGAGCGAGGACGCCGCTCTGTGGGACCGTACGGTGGCCGACGGGCTCACGGATGCGTAG
- a CDS encoding type II toxin-antitoxin system PemK/MazF family toxin, whose amino-acid sequence MDLEPARGSEANKVRPAVIVSNNAANRSVELSGRGVVAVVPLTSNTSRILSFQVLLAAEESHLPQNSKVQCEQIRAVSPDRVLKRIGQVPRQRMVEIDRALRRHLAL is encoded by the coding sequence GTGGATCTGGAGCCCGCCCGGGGAAGCGAAGCCAACAAGGTACGTCCGGCTGTGATCGTTTCCAACAACGCCGCCAACCGATCGGTCGAGCTGTCCGGCAGGGGCGTCGTCGCCGTGGTGCCGCTGACCTCGAACACTTCGCGGATCCTCAGCTTCCAGGTCCTCCTGGCAGCGGAGGAGAGCCACCTCCCGCAGAACTCCAAGGTTCAGTGCGAACAGATCCGAGCGGTCTCCCCCGACCGGGTCCTGAAGCGCATCGGCCAGGTGCCCCGCCAGCGCATGGTAGAGATCGACAGGGCTCTCCGTCGCCATCTCGCCCTCTGA